The Heyndrickxia acidicola sequence ACCAGTAGTTGAGCACTTAGCAGATATTAAAATGCAAACCGATTATGGTTCTAGTTCTTTATCACAGTGGGCAGCAGTAGAGTGGTTTTCCAGTGGGCTTTACTATAAACATCTAAATGAAGTAAGAAAACAACTGAAAACTCGAAGAGATTTTACTTTAGATACTTTGAACCGGTATTTTTCTGATATTGCAGTTTGGGATAAACCATCTGGAGGATTTTATATTTGGTTGCGTATATTACCGTCACTCTCTATGAGAAAATTATTTGAAATGGCACTTACAGAAGGAATATTACTTAATCCAGGAAATGTTTATGATACTCAAGTTGAACAATATCTACGAATTTCGTATTCATTTGCTTCTCTCCCAAATATACATGATGGTCTTCAACGTTTATCAAAAATTGTAAAAACAATAGCCAAATAAGGGCTTCTTTTGAAGCCCTTATTTTCTCAACTCCTTGTTAAACTAACCTGCACGTTAGTTAAAGAAGAAAATCAACTGAGTTCTTTAATAGAGCCAAAATTTATAATCCATTGTTTAGTTAGTTGCTTATTTTCAAGGTCCTCGGTCTACCCACTGTGGAACGCCTCCCGCTATCCTGCTCCAATACCGATTAAATACTAAAGTATAAATCCTTGTTTCGCGTATTATATGTAGTGTTTTATTTTTATCTGATTTATTATTAAAAGACTACGGAAAATTTATTGTTTTTAATAATGGATGTTGAATGAAGTTCGGTTTACAAAAAAAACAATATATTTCGGATTACATTTAATGTAGAGAATTTATAAAAGAATTTATAGGTTAGAAAGCTGGTGAAGCTTTGGGGCAAATGACATTGGATTTTTATTGTGAAATTGGGATTTCATTTGAGAAGGTGAAGCAATTCAGTAATCTTTGGTCACAAACAGAATTTATTAGAGATACAGAAGAAAAAGTTAGATTATATATGCAAGACTATGGGGAAATCTTAGAATTTAAAAATGAACTTGTGGATAAAACGATTTATAAAGTTCATTGTAAGCTTAATGTTTTTCGAGAGTTAGTTGGACAATTTGAAAAGTGGGGTGAAGTAGAATTCGCAAGAATGATGGATAGGGAACTGAGACTAAATTTTATTGATCTTGGTGAAATTTTGGATTTTAAAAATCACTTAGATTATACACGAGATGAATCTATACGAGATGGAAATAGAGCTCGTGAAAATAAACCGGTGAAATCACAAAGGATGAAATTTTTAAAAATTATCGCTTTACTAATAATATTGGGTGCGTTATTCGGAACGTTCGCATATCAAGCTCGTTATGGAAAGATAGAACATTCCCCATGGGGTGCATATCACGGATAGGCTTTTTCTAAAGGGGAAAATTACGGTCAAAATACAACAAACTATATGATAAGAGCCTAACGCAAAATTAAAAGGAGTCTGATGGCTCCTTTTATAGTCATTTCCACATAATCGTCTTAAGTTACTTTTCTGTTCCTCAGCTAAACTGCTTTTTTAGTTCAATAAGAGTAAAAGGCTGCCGCAGCAACCTTTTCAAATTCACATTTGCACCCTATAGTTGAAGAAGTTTTGATTCTAGTCATTCTTTTTTACCTTATTGCGATGCCAAGTGATTATCAATACGAATAAACACGAGAATAAAGATTTCACAATAGTATCAATCCAATTTAACCATTTATAACTAAAATAATCATATAAAACAATGATAAGCAATACTAATATAAAGTAAATAAAATAGTAATAAAAACGCCAAGTTTTCATATCTCTCCTCTTTCTATAAAAGCCCACAATTTCATCCTAGCACAACTAAACTGCTTCGTTCAGCTTAAGTACGCTATTTCACAATCTTTATTTCACTTCAATATTAATATCCATTGTATTCCATAACTAATTTCGGTTTAACCATTTTGCTTAAGACGATTTATTTATTAAATGCAGGTGAAATTGCAGGGTTACAACAACTAGTATATCCTTACAATTCGGTGTGCATTTTCCTATTCAAAGTTTAGTGTGAATTCCATACTTACCGCTTTACACTAATTAAACATGAGTGTCGAATTCATATACAATTGGCTCTCATATAAATCAACCTGTTTAATGTCGTGACAAATAACAGAGCCCGTTAGTGATATGCGATCTTTTTATCTGAAAAAGTTACTGTTAACCTGATGAATTTTCGAAAATCCTGTTATGATACATAGAAAAGCACTTGCCTGAAACGAAAATCAATCGGCAGGAAGACCTGGGCATTAGCCATGTTTCTCTTAAGCCCCAATTTTGATATCAATCCAATGTTGATTGAAGCAGAAGGCACGAGACTCCTGCGGGAAAAGCTGGCCAAAGGGAGACCCCGCAGGAGCGTGCGACGAGGAGGCTCCCGGCCGCCCGCGGAAAGCGAGTGCACCAGCAGGATGATTAGGGCACTACCCTTGTCTCTATTGCTCCAATATTGATCTGCATGCAATGTTGATTGAAGTGAAAGAGACTACAGCGGGAAAAGCAGGGGTAAGGAGATCAACAAGAGGTGCACAAGAAGGCCTCCCGGCTGACCGCGGAAAGCAGTGCCTGAAGCAAATGTCAATTAGCAGGAAGACCAATACGCTCCCAATGTTTTAGTTAAATCTCAATGCTGTTTTAAATGAAAGTGGAGTAAAGTCCAGGACACGAAAACGCCAGTAAGAAAAAGAAAGCAGAAGGAAATCCTTCAAACAGCAGATTAGAAAGACAGACTTATAGAGTAGAAGGTATCATTTTCTTCCTATCATACAGGAGGCGGTTGTGATGGAGATTAGAGATTTCATTCAGTTTCTTAATAAATTGGAGGACAGGCATATCTACTATAGGCTTAATAAAGTAAGAGAGGAAGCTGTCATGGTTGAAGTAGCTGTTCCAGGTCAGCGCTGGGAGATTGAGTTTATGGAGGATGGCACAGTAGAAATTGAAAAATTTATTAGTGATCGGGAGTATTATGATGGGGAAGAAATAGAGACTCTTTTTAAGGATTTTAGTGATTAGTAATAAAGAGCACTCACCTTTAGAATGAAATTAATTATTTCAAAAGTAATGTAAAAGTCTATCTTGAGGTGCAGCAATGTATCAATTGGAAAGTGGGAGAAAAAGAAAAACAGCCATTCATAAAGTATATGTTTGTTTATTTATTGTGAGCGGTTTAATTAACTCCATTTTATTCTTTATAAACGAAGAAGCTTTCCAGGGAATTGCCAGTTTGTCATTTCTTGCCTTTATTCTTTTCTTCGTTGGAAAGCAAAAGGTCTGGGCTGTATTCATAATAAAATATACAGTTTGGCTCAATCTGCTGATACTGTTGGCGATAATTGCTGTTCTCCTATTTAAGTAACTGCCAGGCTGAAAAAAGGTTCCCCAATTAGGGAACCTTTTTATATAAAGATTCAAGCTACGCTTTCTATTCATCGGGGAGAAATGAACGTTAAATAGGTTTGTTCCAAAATCATTTCAGGCGAATGGCCGCGCACTTCTCTTTGGAACAGATAGGAATCGCTTCTTAATGCCATCAGCAGCATATCGGCTCTATAGTTATTGTCCACATTGGTCGAATCGCTGTCCGTCATCTCTTCAAAAAGGGTAAAAAATATTTGGTGCAATTCGTGATATAGAGGGCTGCTCGCCAGCGCTTTACTTTTGTTTCCAGAGGCAGATTCCTCCACACCTTTCAGCAGCTGCGCTTTATTTTCCCTGAAGCGGATAAAAAAACCGAGAACCCCCTTGAACCGGACGCAGGCTGGCTCTGTCCGTGTTTCCTCTAAATAAGCTTCAATATCTTCGAATAAGAGGACAACATTGTCCTTCATTAAATCAAGACATAGCTCCCCTTTGTTTCGATATCTCCGATACAGCGTCCCAGGACTAATCTGGGCCTCAGTGGCAATCTGGTTCATACTGACATCTCCAACATCGCTTTCCTCAAATAATTTAAGAGCTGCATCCAATATGCGCTGGCGGTTCTCCGCAGCGTCACGGCGTTCTGTACGGGTAAAAAACTTATTTTCTTCTTTCACAATACCATCACTCCA is a genomic window containing:
- a CDS encoding TetR/AcrR family transcriptional regulator, giving the protein MKEENKFFTRTERRDAAENRQRILDAALKLFEESDVGDVSMNQIATEAQISPGTLYRRYRNKGELCLDLMKDNVVLLFEDIEAYLEETRTEPACVRFKGVLGFFIRFRENKAQLLKGVEESASGNKSKALASSPLYHELHQIFFTLFEEMTDSDSTNVDNNYRADMLLMALRSDSYLFQREVRGHSPEMILEQTYLTFISPR